A single genomic interval of Thermodesulfovibrionales bacterium harbors:
- a CDS encoding site-2 protease family protein, which yields MDIPAIIRQVALSAVPVLIAITFHEVSHGLIANKLGDPTAKMLGRLTLNPLAHIDPFGTILMPLLLLVFTNGQFVFGYAKPVPINPMNFKNPRQGMAISAAGGPVTNILLATASIIILKFVIMPASLLLPEGVAEKGLVPAALMLRSSVIVNVVLASFNLIPIPPLDGGRVLVGLLPQRQASSFSRIEPFGFLIVILLIATGIANYFVMPLVNFFLGLLGMI from the coding sequence ATGGATATCCCTGCCATCATAAGGCAGGTCGCACTCTCCGCGGTACCTGTTCTCATCGCGATAACGTTCCACGAGGTGTCCCACGGTCTTATCGCAAACAAGCTCGGTGATCCCACGGCAAAGATGCTCGGCAGACTCACGCTGAATCCCCTTGCTCACATAGACCCCTTCGGGACGATCCTCATGCCGCTGCTCCTCCTTGTCTTTACGAACGGACAGTTTGTCTTTGGATACGCGAAACCGGTTCCGATTAATCCGATGAATTTCAAGAATCCGCGGCAGGGGATGGCGATATCCGCCGCAGGCGGACCCGTTACGAACATTCTCCTTGCGACAGCAAGTATTATCATTCTGAAGTTTGTCATCATGCCGGCATCCCTTCTCTTGCCTGAAGGGGTTGCGGAAAAGGGCCTGGTGCCTGCGGCCCTGATGCTCAGATCGAGCGTAATCGTGAACGTTGTGCTCGCGTCATTTAACCTGATCCCGATTCCTCCTCTCGACGGAGGGAGGGTCCTCGTGGGCTTGCTGCCGCAGAGACAGGCGAGCTCTTTCAGCAGGATCGAACCCTTCGGGTTCCTCATCGTGATCCTGCTCATCGCGACCGGGATAGCGAACTATTTTGTCATGCCCCTCGTCAACTTCTTTCTCGGTCTGTTGGGGATGATTTAG